A region of the Pedococcus aerophilus genome:
GTCGTCGTCTCCGGCCGGCACGCGGCGTCGGGCGACTTCGGGCAGATCCGGCGGCTGATGACCGACCGCCCCGTCCAGTACGTCGTGGTCGCCGACGACGACCGCGGCCTCGCCAGCGCCCTGATCGCCGAACCCTCCGTCGTCTCCGTGGCTCTGCGGCGAGCCGGCGGCCTGGACGTGTCGGTGTCGGACTTCGGCTCCTTCACGCTCCGGCTGCCCCTGGTCGCCCGACAGCGTGGCATCAGGGTCCTCGAGCTCACCCCGTCCGACGAGTCGCTCGAGAGCGTCTTCGCCTACCTGGTCGGAGCAGACCGATGAACCCCACGATCGCCCGCCTCTCCTCCCAGGCCCTGCTCGGCCGCCGACGCGGTGTCGTCCTGGTCCTGATCCCGGCCGTGCTCCTCCTGCTGGCCGTCATCGTGGGGCTGCTCACCGACGACGTCGCCGTGGGGTACGACGCGGTGACCAGCCTCGGCTTCACCCTGGCCCTGCCGCTCGTGGCGCTGCTCGCCGCGACCGCGGTCCTCGGCCCCGAGGTCGACGACGGGTCGATCGTCTACCTGTTGTCCAAGCCGGTGAGCCGCCACGTCGTCGCCGTGAGCAAGTTCGTCATCGCCTGGGCCGCGACGATGGTGCTCGGGGCGCTGCCCGTCCTGGTGGCGGGGCTGGTCCTCGACGTGGGCGACCTGCGCCAGGCGCTCGCCTGGGGCGTCGGGGCAGCGGTGGCCGGCACGGCATACACCGCCTTGTTCCTCGCCCTCGCGGCGTTCACCCGGCACGCGGTCGTGGTCGGGCTGCTCTTCGCGCTGCTCTGGGAGGGGGTGCTAGGCAACCTCCTCGACGGCATCCGCTGGCTCGCGATCGGCCCGTGGGGCAGGGAGGTCGCCGCCGCGGTCAGCGACCGGGTGCCCTCACCAGAGGTCGGTCTCACGTATGCCGTGGTGGCCGCCGTGCTCGTCACCGCGGGATCGGTGTGGTTCACCGGGGACCGGCTGCGGTCGTTCACGCTCCGCGGCGACGAGTAGCCGCACCTCCCACGCCATACGACGACTCCGCGCACCCGAGAGGTGCGCGGAGTCGTCGTGGTGGGCGCGAGGTGCGCGCCGTCAGCCGGTCGGTCGTCAGCCCCAGACGAGGCCGCGCGCCGGGTCGGCGAGGATCGCACCGACGTCGGCGATGAACTTGCTACCGAGCTCGCCGTCGACCAGGCGGTGGTCGAACGACAACGCGAGCTGGGTGACCCAGCGCGGCTCGATCGTCTCGGTGCCGTCGGCGGCGGTGACCACCCACGGTTGGCGGCGGATCGCACCGAACGCCATGATCGCCGACTCGCCGGGGTTGATGATCGGGGTGCCGGTGTCGACGCCGAAGACGCCGACGTTGGTGATGGTGATCGTGCCGCCGGACATGTCGGCCGGCTGCGTGCGACCCTCGCGGGCCGTGGCCGTCAGCGCGCCGATGGCCTCGGCGAGCTGGAGCATCGACATCTGGTCGGCGTCCTTGATGTTCGGGACGATCAGGCCACGCGGGGTGGCGGCGGCGATGCCGAGGTTGACGTAGTGCTTGACCACGATCTCCTGGGCGGCCTCGTCCCACGTCGCGTTGATCTCGGGGTGGCGCCGGATCGCGACCGCCATCGCCTTGGCCAGCACGAGCAGCGGCGTGACCTTGACGTCCTTGAACTCACGGTCCTTCTTCAGCCGGTCGACGAGCTCCATGGTGGCGGTCGCGTCGATGGTGACCCACTCGGTGACGTGCGGCGCGGTGAACGCACTGCCGACCATCGCCTGGGCCGTCATCTTGCGGACGCCCTTGATGGGGACGCGCGTCTCGCGCTCGCCGCGCGTGAAGACGGGTGCCTGGTATGCCGCGGGGGCACCCATGGCGGCGGACGGCTGGGCCGTCGCCGGGGCGGCTGCCTCGGTGGGCGCCGACCCGTTCGCGGCGTGGGCGTCGACATCGGCGCGGCTGATGATGCCGCCCTCGCCCGAGCCCGAGACGGCGTTGAGGTCGACCCCGAGGTCCTTGGCGTACTTGCGCACCGGCGGCTTGGCCAGCGCCCGGGCGCCACCCTCACGGACCGGTGCAGCGGGGGCCGGGGCGCAGGACGGTGCGGCCGGGGCCACCCGTGACTCCTGGGCGGCCGGGGTGAACTTGGCCTGCACGGCCGGGGCGACCGCAGTCGCACCGCCCTTGCGGGGGCGACGGACCGCCTCGGTCTGCTTGACGCCGTAGCCGACGAGGACGGCGGTGCGACCGGTGGACGTGGTGCCACCGATCTTGCCCTCCTCGATGACCTCCTCGTCCGCCTCGGCGGCAGCCGCCGCGGCGGCCATCTTCGGTGCCGGTGACCCCTCGATGCCGGGCTCGACGGCACCCGCCGTCGGGGCGTCCTGCACGGGCGCGGCCCCGCCGACGGTGTCGACGGAGATGATCGGCGTGCCGACCTCGACCGTGTCACCCTCGGCGACGTGCAGCGCGGTGACCGTGCCGGCGAACGGCACGGGCAGCTCGACGAGCGACTTCGCCGTCTCGATCTCGACGACGATGTCGTTGACCTTGACCGTGTCGCCGACCTTGACGTTCCAGGTGACGATGTCGGCCTCGGTCAGACCCTCACCGGGGTCGGGAAGCTTGAACTCCTTGACTGCCATGGTGTTTCGCGCCCCTCTCAGAAGGCCAGCGAGCGGTCGACGGCGTCGAGGACGCGGTCCAGGTCGGGAAGGAACTCTTCCTCGAGCTTGCTCGGCGGGTAGGGCAGGTTGTAGCCACCGACCCGGAGCACGGGGGCCTCGAGGTGGTAGAAGCACCGCTGCTGCAGGGCGGCGGCGATCTCGGCACCCATGCCGAGGAACGTCGACGCCTCGTGGACCACGACGGTGCGGCCGGTCTTCTCGACCGACGCCGCGACGGTGTCGAGGTCGAGCGGGCTCAGCGTGCGCAGGTCGATGACCTCGAGGTTCTTGCCCTCGGCTGCTGCAGCCTCGGCGGCCTGCAGGCAGGTCTTGACCATGGGGCCGTAAGCGACCAGCGTCGCGTCGGTGCCCTCGCGGACAACCTGGGCCTCGAGCAGCGGGCGGGACGCAGCGGTCTCGTCCACCTCGCCCTTGTCCCAGTAGCGGCGCTTGGGTTCGTAGAACAGCACCGGGTCGTCGGACTCGATGGCCTGCTGGATCATCCAGTAGGCGTCCTCGGCGTTGGAGCAGCAGACGACCTTGAGCCCCGCGGTGTGCGCGAAGTAGGCCTCGTTGGACTCCGAGTGGTGCTCGACCGCGCCGATACCACCGCCGACGGGGATGCGGATGACCATGGGCAGCTTGATCTTGCCCAGCGAGCGGGCCCGCATCTTGGCGACCTGGCTGACGATGTGGTCGAACGCCGGGTAGATGAAGCCGTCGAACTGGATCTCGACGACCGGGCGGTAGCCGCGCAGCGCCATACCGATCGCGGTGCCGACGATGCCGGCCTCGGCGAGCGGGGTGTCGATGACGCGGTCCTCGCCGAAGTCCTTCTGGAGGCCGTCGGTGACGCGGAAGACGCCACCGAGCTTGCCGATGTC
Encoded here:
- a CDS encoding ABC transporter permease subunit; protein product: MNPTIARLSSQALLGRRRGVVLVLIPAVLLLLAVIVGLLTDDVAVGYDAVTSLGFTLALPLVALLAATAVLGPEVDDGSIVYLLSKPVSRHVVAVSKFVIAWAATMVLGALPVLVAGLVLDVGDLRQALAWGVGAAVAGTAYTALFLALAAFTRHAVVVGLLFALLWEGVLGNLLDGIRWLAIGPWGREVAAAVSDRVPSPEVGLTYAVVAAVLVTAGSVWFTGDRLRSFTLRGDE
- a CDS encoding dihydrolipoamide acetyltransferase family protein; this encodes MAVKEFKLPDPGEGLTEADIVTWNVKVGDTVKVNDIVVEIETAKSLVELPVPFAGTVTALHVAEGDTVEVGTPIISVDTVGGAAPVQDAPTAGAVEPGIEGSPAPKMAAAAAAAEADEEVIEEGKIGGTTSTGRTAVLVGYGVKQTEAVRRPRKGGATAVAPAVQAKFTPAAQESRVAPAAPSCAPAPAAPVREGGARALAKPPVRKYAKDLGVDLNAVSGSGEGGIISRADVDAHAANGSAPTEAAAPATAQPSAAMGAPAAYQAPVFTRGERETRVPIKGVRKMTAQAMVGSAFTAPHVTEWVTIDATATMELVDRLKKDREFKDVKVTPLLVLAKAMAVAIRRHPEINATWDEAAQEIVVKHYVNLGIAAATPRGLIVPNIKDADQMSMLQLAEAIGALTATAREGRTQPADMSGGTITITNVGVFGVDTGTPIINPGESAIMAFGAIRRQPWVVTAADGTETIEPRWVTQLALSFDHRLVDGELGSKFIADVGAILADPARGLVWG
- a CDS encoding alpha-ketoacid dehydrogenase subunit beta, whose amino-acid sequence is MGTMTIAKGINNGLRAAMERDPKVVLMGEDIGKLGGVFRVTDGLQKDFGEDRVIDTPLAEAGIVGTAIGMALRGYRPVVEIQFDGFIYPAFDHIVSQVAKMRARSLGKIKLPMVIRIPVGGGIGAVEHHSESNEAYFAHTAGLKVVCCSNAEDAYWMIQQAIESDDPVLFYEPKRRYWDKGEVDETAASRPLLEAQVVREGTDATLVAYGPMVKTCLQAAEAAAAEGKNLEVIDLRTLSPLDLDTVAASVEKTGRTVVVHEASTFLGMGAEIAAALQQRCFYHLEAPVLRVGGYNLPYPPSKLEEEFLPDLDRVLDAVDRSLAF